From a single Paenibacillus sp. FSL W8-0426 genomic region:
- a CDS encoding FtsQ-type POTRA domain-containing protein, giving the protein MPKSQIPVLKTNRPKRNTSRKLVFVLLLLFVVLLAVLFFRSSVSRISAIEITGNVYTSTSELLEQTGLKVGDQFFGTSSGEVVQRLEANKAIQGATVDKQFPGTIHIKVQEYPTVAYELDASGALKAILASGTSLAVPANTGVAVEKPILTQWKADDPLKAELSEVLSKIPNELTTDISEIIPNPTPSFPDQIRMYTKTQFEVVTTVSMLADKVEYLNQVIETERPGKITMLEADTYVPFIAEDPDENAEPGAGQ; this is encoded by the coding sequence ATGCCAAAAAGTCAAATTCCGGTTCTGAAAACGAACCGGCCTAAACGAAATACGAGCCGTAAGCTTGTTTTTGTGTTATTGCTATTATTCGTAGTCCTTCTTGCCGTTCTTTTTTTTCGTTCTTCCGTTAGCCGGATTTCGGCGATTGAAATTACGGGAAATGTATACACTTCGACCTCGGAGCTTCTTGAGCAAACCGGATTGAAGGTCGGCGACCAGTTTTTTGGGACAAGTTCCGGGGAAGTGGTCCAGAGGCTGGAAGCGAACAAGGCCATACAAGGAGCGACGGTGGACAAGCAGTTTCCGGGCACCATTCATATCAAGGTCCAGGAGTACCCGACTGTTGCGTATGAACTTGATGCGAGCGGTGCGCTGAAGGCCATTCTGGCCAGCGGGACAAGCCTTGCCGTACCTGCAAACACCGGGGTAGCCGTTGAGAAGCCGATCCTCACGCAGTGGAAAGCCGATGATCCGCTCAAAGCGGAACTCAGCGAAGTGTTATCGAAAATTCCGAATGAGTTGACCACGGATATTTCGGAAATCATTCCGAATCCGACGCCGTCTTTTCCCGACCAGATTCGGATGTATACCAAAACGCAATTCGAAGTGGTTACGACGGTTTCCATGCTTGCGGACAAAGTGGAGTATTTGAACCAGGTGATCGAGACCGAACGGCCAGGGAAAATCACGATGCTGGAGGCGGACACATACGTGCCTTTCATTGCGGAAGACCCGGATGAAAATGCCGAACCAGGAGCGGGTCAATAA
- the murG gene encoding undecaprenyldiphospho-muramoylpentapeptide beta-N-acetylglucosaminyltransferase, with product MRVVLSGGGTGGHIYPAVAIARQIEAENPDSEFLYIGGTRGLESKLVPQENIPFQSIDITGFRRKLSMDNLKTVMRFLQGVRKSKKMLKEFKPDVVIGTGGYVCGPVVYAAAKLGIPSVIHEQNAIPGLTNKFLTRYVDTVAVSFEGSDKAFPGAKRVVYTGNPRATTVAKASRDRGFATLGVPMDSRVVLVVGGSRGAKAINQAMVDMAPMLERLKDVHVVYVTGESYFDETREAIRSTLGTMPNHLHVLPYVHNMPEVLACTSLIVNRAGASFLAEITSLGIPSILIPSPNVTNNHQEANARMLERGGASVTMLEKDLSGKALYEAIEGIMNNEEARKRMAASSLSLGKPDAAEVLVDEIRRLAVHR from the coding sequence ATGCGAGTCGTATTAAGCGGCGGCGGAACCGGAGGTCATATCTATCCGGCCGTGGCCATTGCTAGGCAGATCGAGGCGGAAAATCCGGACTCGGAATTTTTATATATCGGCGGTACCAGAGGCTTGGAGAGCAAACTGGTACCCCAGGAAAATATCCCGTTTCAGTCCATTGACATTACGGGCTTCCGTCGTAAATTATCCATGGACAATCTGAAAACCGTGATGCGCTTCCTTCAAGGCGTCAGGAAATCCAAAAAAATGCTGAAGGAGTTCAAACCCGACGTGGTGATCGGCACAGGCGGATATGTGTGCGGACCGGTCGTTTATGCCGCAGCCAAATTGGGCATTCCGAGCGTCATTCACGAGCAGAACGCCATTCCGGGTCTGACCAACAAGTTCCTGACCCGCTACGTGGATACGGTGGCGGTCAGCTTTGAAGGCTCGGACAAGGCTTTTCCGGGAGCCAAGCGGGTCGTTTACACCGGAAATCCCCGGGCAACGACCGTGGCCAAGGCCAGCCGTGACCGGGGATTTGCCACGTTGGGCGTACCGATGGACAGCAGGGTTGTCCTTGTTGTGGGAGGCAGCCGCGGAGCCAAGGCGATCAATCAGGCAATGGTCGACATGGCTCCGATGCTGGAGCGGTTGAAGGATGTGCACGTCGTGTACGTCACCGGCGAATCGTACTTTGATGAAACGCGGGAAGCCATTCGCAGCACGCTTGGCACGATGCCGAATCATTTGCATGTATTGCCGTACGTACACAACATGCCGGAAGTGCTGGCGTGCACTTCGCTGATCGTCAATCGGGCAGGCGCATCGTTTCTGGCCGAGATTACTTCGCTCGGCATACCTTCCATCCTGATTCCGTCTCCGAACGTGACGAACAATCATCAGGAAGCCAATGCCCGCATGCTGGAACGAGGCGGAGCTTCGGTGACCATGCTTGAGAAGGATTTGTCCGGCAAGGCGCTTTATGAAGCCATCGAAGGCATCATGAACAACGAGGAAGCCCGCAAACGCATGGCGGCATCCTCCCTTTCGCTCGGCAAACCGGATGCAGCCGAAGTGCTGGTAGACGAAATTCGAAGACTTGCGGTGCATCGGTAA
- the spoVE gene encoding stage V sporulation protein E has protein sequence MKQTRPAPDIWLLICILALLAIGIIMVYSAGSVLAFHDYGDSFYFVKRQLLFAGLGLAAMFVTANVDYRVWRKYAKPILIACFVMLIAVLIPGIGVVRGGARSWLGIGSFGIQPSEFMKLGMILFLAHWLGKDTGKLKTFTTGLLPPLGLMGLAFGIIMLQPDLGTGTVMMGASMLIVFTAGARMKHLLLLALGGVAGFVALIAAAPYRLKRITAFLDPWSDPLGAGYQIIQSLYAIGPGGLAGLGLGMSRQKYSYVPEPQTDFIFSILAEELGFIGGMIVLLLFLVLIWRGMRVAMTIPDAFGSLLGVGIVGMVAVQVIINIGVVIGLMPVTGITLPLISYGGSSLTLMLTALGILLNLSRYAR, from the coding sequence ATGAAACAGACGCGACCGGCGCCGGACATCTGGCTCCTGATTTGTATTTTGGCTTTGCTTGCCATCGGCATTATTATGGTTTATAGTGCGGGATCGGTACTTGCATTCCATGATTATGGCGATTCCTTTTACTTTGTCAAACGACAGCTGCTGTTTGCGGGACTTGGACTCGCGGCGATGTTTGTTACGGCTAACGTGGACTATCGTGTGTGGAGGAAGTATGCCAAGCCGATATTGATTGCCTGTTTCGTGATGCTGATTGCGGTGCTGATTCCCGGGATCGGCGTTGTTCGCGGCGGAGCCAGGAGCTGGCTGGGCATCGGTTCGTTCGGCATCCAGCCGTCGGAGTTCATGAAGCTGGGCATGATTTTGTTTTTGGCGCACTGGCTCGGTAAGGATACGGGCAAACTCAAAACCTTTACGACAGGATTGCTTCCGCCCCTCGGATTGATGGGGCTCGCTTTTGGGATTATCATGCTGCAGCCTGATTTGGGGACAGGCACCGTCATGATGGGAGCCTCCATGTTGATCGTGTTCACTGCCGGAGCAAGAATGAAACATTTGCTGCTCTTAGCCCTTGGCGGCGTGGCCGGTTTTGTGGCATTGATCGCTGCAGCCCCCTATCGGCTGAAACGAATTACGGCATTTCTTGACCCATGGTCAGACCCGTTAGGTGCAGGATATCAGATCATTCAATCCCTTTATGCGATTGGCCCTGGCGGGTTGGCAGGCCTGGGACTCGGGATGAGCCGGCAGAAGTACAGTTACGTCCCGGAACCGCAGACTGATTTTATTTTTTCCATTTTGGCCGAAGAGCTTGGATTCATCGGTGGAATGATTGTGCTGCTCCTGTTCCTTGTGCTGATTTGGCGGGGCATGCGCGTCGCGATGACGATTCCCGATGCTTTCGGCAGCCTGCTCGGCGTCGGCATTGTCGGCATGGTTGCTGTTCAGGTCATCATCAACATCGGCGTGGTGATCGGTTTAATGCCGGTCACGGGCATTACGCTTCCACTGATCAGTTACGGCGGTTCTTCTTTAACCCTCATGCTGACAGCTCTCGGCATTTTATTGAATTTATCCCGTTATGCGAGGTGA
- the murD gene encoding UDP-N-acetylmuramoyl-L-alanine--D-glutamate ligase, which produces MKHPDEYREKRVVVLGLAKSGVQVAKVLERAGAKVTVNDKKEREQCPEASELEALGISVVCGGHPDNLINEDVQLVVKNPGIPYQAPPVQKALELGIEVVTEVEVAYHLCEAPIIGITGSNGKTTTTTWVGKMLEHAGLKPIVAGNIGTPLCEAAEQADQDNWMVAELSSFQLKGTVDFRPRIACLLNVAETHLDYHGDMDDYVASKAKLFANQQSGDTAVLNWDDPVCRGLVPYIKGRLVPFSVTEKLDIGVYADPPYVDGEEDDVQRQAIYADGSGNHHVIIDVSDIGLPGRFNVENALAAIAIAVSAGADPSSLLVPLSEFKGVEHRLEYVLEHQGAAYYNNSKATNSKATVNALGSFKQPVVLIAGGLDRGSDMMELLPLFQEKVKAVVALGETREKIARVAELAGLKEIKVVDNEEDAALTLTAAVQEAKKLAAPGDVVLLSPSCASWDMFASYEERGRIFKEAVHNL; this is translated from the coding sequence ATGAAGCATCCTGATGAATATCGCGAAAAACGGGTTGTCGTGCTCGGACTGGCCAAAAGCGGCGTGCAGGTCGCCAAGGTACTGGAACGCGCCGGCGCCAAAGTGACGGTCAATGACAAAAAGGAGAGGGAACAGTGTCCCGAAGCATCCGAGTTGGAGGCTTTGGGAATTTCTGTTGTATGCGGGGGACATCCCGATAACCTCATTAACGAGGATGTTCAGCTCGTGGTCAAAAATCCGGGAATCCCGTACCAGGCACCACCCGTCCAGAAAGCGCTCGAGCTTGGGATTGAGGTCGTTACCGAAGTCGAGGTTGCTTACCATCTCTGCGAGGCACCGATCATCGGAATTACGGGGTCCAACGGCAAAACAACGACAACGACATGGGTTGGAAAAATGCTGGAGCATGCCGGCCTGAAACCGATTGTGGCTGGAAATATCGGTACACCGCTCTGCGAAGCGGCGGAACAGGCTGATCAGGACAATTGGATGGTGGCTGAGCTGAGCAGCTTCCAGCTTAAAGGCACGGTGGATTTCCGTCCGCGCATTGCGTGTCTGCTCAATGTGGCCGAGACCCATCTGGATTACCACGGAGACATGGACGATTACGTTGCCTCCAAAGCCAAGCTGTTCGCCAACCAGCAGTCCGGGGATACCGCGGTGCTCAATTGGGATGACCCCGTATGCCGCGGCCTCGTACCCTACATCAAGGGCAGATTGGTTCCCTTCTCCGTGACGGAGAAGCTGGACATCGGGGTTTACGCCGATCCGCCATACGTGGACGGTGAGGAGGATGATGTTCAGCGCCAGGCGATCTACGCTGACGGCAGCGGCAATCACCATGTCATCATTGACGTGTCCGACATCGGCCTTCCTGGCCGGTTCAACGTGGAGAATGCACTGGCCGCCATTGCGATTGCGGTGTCTGCCGGGGCCGATCCGTCTTCATTGCTCGTACCTCTGTCCGAATTCAAGGGTGTCGAGCACCGTTTGGAGTATGTCCTGGAGCACCAAGGAGCCGCATATTACAACAATTCGAAAGCGACCAACTCCAAAGCTACCGTCAATGCGCTGGGCTCTTTCAAACAACCCGTCGTGCTGATCGCCGGTGGATTGGACCGCGGGTCGGACATGATGGAGCTGCTGCCTTTATTTCAGGAAAAGGTCAAAGCGGTGGTGGCCCTTGGCGAGACACGGGAGAAGATTGCCCGGGTTGCGGAACTGGCCGGGTTAAAGGAAATCAAGGTCGTCGATAATGAGGAGGATGCCGCCCTGACGCTAACCGCTGCAGTACAGGAAGCGAAGAAGCTTGCGGCTCCGGGCGATGTGGTTCTTCTGTCGCCTTCTTGCGCCAGCTGGGACATGTTTGCTTCTTACGAAGAGCGGGGACGCATTTTTAAAGAGGCGGTGCATAACTTGTAA
- the murA gene encoding UDP-N-acetylglucosamine 1-carboxyvinyltransferase — protein sequence MDKLVIEGGKPLSGTIRIHGAKNAALPIMAASLLADGKVTLHNVPHLLDIQVMLYILERLGCTCRHEQEIVTIDTSSIQSFDVPEDLMKQMRSSIFLMGPLLAKFGQVSVYQPGGCAIGERKIDLHLRGLEALGASIEELDQQIVCQAQKLVGTDIQLDFPSVGATENIMMAAVLAEGTTTIYNAAREPEIQDLQHFLNAMGARIIGAGTDTITINGVEKLEPCTYEIIPDRIVAGTVMIAAAATRGNVTLTHCNPAHLTSLIHVLKRVGVQITVCNDIMTVSSMSRPKSVDRIVTSPYPSFPTDLQSQIMVLLSLADGFSVMRETVFEGRFKHVDELNVMGADISVDLNAAFIRGVPRLYGATVEATDLRAGAALVIAGLAAQGKTVVEQVHHIDRGYDRIEKLFQSLGATVERQSPVSKQLDFAN from the coding sequence TTGGACAAATTGGTGATTGAAGGCGGGAAACCCCTCTCAGGAACCATACGCATCCATGGAGCAAAAAATGCCGCTTTACCGATTATGGCCGCAAGTTTGTTGGCAGACGGCAAAGTAACCCTGCACAACGTTCCGCACTTGCTGGACATTCAAGTGATGCTGTATATCCTGGAGCGGCTTGGATGCACATGTCGGCATGAACAGGAGATCGTGACCATTGACACATCGTCCATTCAGTCATTCGACGTGCCTGAGGACCTGATGAAGCAGATGCGCTCATCCATCTTCTTGATGGGGCCATTATTGGCCAAGTTTGGGCAAGTCTCCGTGTACCAGCCAGGCGGCTGTGCCATAGGAGAGCGGAAGATTGACCTTCATCTCAGAGGCCTTGAAGCATTGGGGGCTTCGATTGAAGAACTGGATCAGCAAATCGTCTGTCAAGCACAGAAACTGGTGGGTACGGATATTCAGCTTGATTTCCCCAGTGTAGGGGCCACCGAAAACATCATGATGGCCGCAGTGTTGGCAGAAGGTACTACGACGATCTACAATGCGGCGCGAGAGCCCGAAATTCAAGATTTGCAGCATTTCCTCAATGCCATGGGGGCACGCATTATCGGTGCGGGAACCGATACGATTACCATTAACGGCGTGGAGAAGCTGGAGCCATGCACATATGAAATTATCCCGGATCGAATCGTTGCAGGCACGGTGATGATCGCAGCCGCAGCGACCCGTGGCAATGTGACGCTTACGCACTGCAACCCGGCGCACCTTACTTCGCTTATTCATGTGCTCAAGCGCGTTGGTGTTCAAATCACGGTCTGCAATGATATAATGACGGTGAGCAGCATGAGCCGTCCAAAATCAGTGGACCGCATCGTGACTTCGCCGTATCCTTCGTTTCCTACAGATCTGCAGTCCCAGATCATGGTCCTGCTTAGCTTGGCGGATGGGTTTAGTGTAATGAGGGAAACGGTGTTCGAGGGCCGCTTCAAACATGTTGATGAGTTGAATGTGATGGGAGCCGACATTTCCGTGGATTTGAACGCGGCTTTCATCCGCGGGGTACCTAGGCTTTATGGGGCTACCGTGGAAGCAACCGATCTGCGCGCCGGAGCGGCACTTGTCATTGCCGGATTGGCTGCGCAAGGGAAGACGGTTGTGGAGCAGGTTCATCATATCGATCGAGGATATGATCGGATTGAGAAGCTGTTCCAGAGTCTGGGGGCTACGGTTGAACGACAGTCTCCGGTCTCGAAACAGCTGGATTTTGCCAATTAA